Proteins from a genomic interval of Salmo trutta chromosome 39, fSalTru1.1, whole genome shotgun sequence:
- the LOC115179676 gene encoding protein S100-B-like, with protein sequence MTDLESSLATIMEVFHRYAEKEGDKHKLKKSELKDLINEELPALTGQVKDQATMDSLMESLDTDGDSELDFQEFMTFITMVTVCCHDFCEHHEDE encoded by the exons ATGACTGATCTGGAGAGTTCACTGGCCACCATCATGGAGGTGTTCCATAGGTACGCAGAGAAAGAAGGAGACAAGCACAAACTAAAGAAAAGTGAACTAAAAGACTTGATCAATGAGGAGCTACCAGCCCTTACAGGG CAAGTGAAGGACCAGGCCACTATGGACAGTTTGATGGAGAGCCTGGACACGGACGGAGACTCAGAATTGGACTTCCAAGAGTTCATGACATTTATCACCATGGTAACTGTCTGTTGCCATGATTTCTGCGAGCACCATGAGGACGAGTAG